The nucleotide sequence agcacaaggaaacagatgaaagaaatggcccaacccacccccatacacatgtatatacatacatgtccacacacgcaaatatacatacctatacatctcaatgtacacatatatatacacacacagacacatacatatatacccatgcacacaattcacactgtctgcctttattcattcccatcgccacctcgccgcacatggaataccatccccctcccccctcatgtgtgcgaggtagcactaggaaaagacaaaaaaggccccattcattcacagtctctagctgtcatgcaataatgcccgaaaccacagctccctttccacatccaggccccacacaactttccatggtttaccccagacgcttcacatgccctgattcaatccactgacagcacgtcaaccccggtataccacatcgatccaattcactctattccttgcccgcctttcaccctcctgcatgttcaggccccgatcacacaaaatctttttcactccatctttccacctccactttggtctcccacttctcctcattccctccacctccgacacatatatcctcttggttaatctttcctcactcattctctccatgtgcccaaaccatttcaaaacaccctcttctgctctctcaaccacgctctttttatttccacacatctctcttacccttacattacttactcgatcaaaccacctcacaccacatattgtcctcaaacatctcatttccagcacatccaccctcctgcgcacaactctatccatagcccacacctcgcaaccatacaacattgttggaacctctattccttcaaacatacccatttttgctttccgagataatgttctcgacttccacacattcttcaaggctcccaggattttcgccccctcccccaccctatgattcacttccgcttccatggttccatccgctgccagatccactcccagatatctaaaacactatacttcctccagtttttctccattcaaacttacctcccaattgacttgaccctcaaccctactgtacctaataaccttgctcttattcacatttactcttaactttcttctttcacacactttaccaaactcagtcaccagcttctgcagtttctcacatgaatcagccaccagcgctgtatcatcagcgaacaacaactgactcacttcccaagctctctcatccacaacagactgcatacttgcccctctttccaaaactcttgcattcacctccctaacaaccccatccataaacaaattaaacaaccatggagacatcacacacccctgccgcaaacctacattcactgagaaccaatcactttcctctcttcctacacgtacacatgccttacatcctccataaaaacttttcactgcttctaacaacttgcctcccacaccatatattcttaataccttccacagagcatctctatcaactctatcatatgccttctccagatccataaatgctacatacaaatccatttgtttttctaagtatttttcgcatatattcttcaaaggtaGTGGCCTAAGTTCTAATTCTTCTACACTGGTGCTAGTATCTGAGCTCAGCTTTAATGGATTAATTTCTACCATTAAGGATTCACTATTTTGTATCTAGTTCAACTGTATTTTTGAACTCTCATTGCTGTTCTTTAACATGAGCTGTCGATCATTTGGAAAGTATCAAGAAACATCAGAAACAGGTATTTCTTTATACTTTATCTGCTATCCTTGGTGAAGTATCTATAAATGTAAAATATAGATGTACTTTGCCAAATAACCTCAAACTCATCCCTATTctaaaaaaacaaaacttttaagACACTTAAATAAGTTATCTTAGGTATGATCTAGCATCTGAGACATAATTCAATATATGATGGTGTCATCCTAATAAATGAAACCTGTACCCTCAGTCCAGTGTATCTCCTGCATCACAACCTTTTGAACTCCTAGGACGGAATGGTCCATGGACGGGTTTACTGGcctagtcaggtcaaaggtcactcccTCATTCCTATGTCGAGATATCATCCTGTCTAGTTTATGGATCGTACCCAAGGTGTTATTATGGTACATCTGCACTTAtgtaacccttttttttttttcaagtactgTATTTAATACATGTTAACAATACTACTTTGAAACTGCAAATGAGCGTGCTACTAAAAGGGAAATATGGGTCTCTGATTATTTCTAGTCAGAGACAAGCTCTATCCCATAATATTCATTAAGAATCAAGACCTGATCCAGTGTCGTGAGTATTGCGCGTTAAAACTAACATATCTTCAGGTTGGTCACTCATGCCCCTCATCCATACTCTAATTAACCTTTACCTTTCGTGTTGCACAAGTGATAAACTACTGCATCTTCACCTCCTGAACCTTTTCTTCTCCTTGCTTCACTCAATATTTCGTCGTATTACGTCCCCTGCAATTTGTGCCTCATTCAAATATATTAACTATTCGGTCGTCACATACAACCTCCCTATCCTTGACGACCAATGCAAAACAAGATCATGAAGCTTCAGGTACTTATTCTTTTATTGAAGCAAAATTTAAGTACATCATCTATATTCCTTAAATTTTGCGTTTTTTGTTCTCCAATTTAATAAATGATTTATCAACTTACACAACGTTTTATTACATTTATGATGTTAACTAGATGCATCGGCAAAATAAATACAGAATTTATTTCTATTGTTCTTATTATCAACCTCTGACTTCCTGTATATGTATTCTCCTGAAAGATAATTATCTGATAAAAATCATTGCAAATTACATTTTGTAGCTTTGTTTTTTCTTATAATTGCACATATGATCATCgttgggtcaaaggccagtgTGTCTTACACCTGAAGAGTTGCCAACTTTTCATTAAGTTTCAAAATACGTATCGTAACTTAACCCATTGTTAAAAACTGTGAAGTTATACTTTCGATTATACTTTACAATCTCACAGCCTTTgcaaatatttctatatatattggTTTGTATCTTAATTTCTTGAACTGTTAACATTCAATTTATTGAAATCTTTATACACATTATGGTAGCATCTTTAGTCAAAAatttaaataataatgatataattgataatgattatcagTACAAAAATATAAGATTCATGAGAACATTCACATATCGACTGTTCACAAGAACAAtaagactcaaaaaaaaaagggggcaagagGCGGAGCTTCCACTTATAAACAGATACCAGCTGCCCGGATCTACTTAGTAGAACTGTCCGAGCGGTCCAAATGGGATATTTTAGAAGTGTTTACATGTACGTGGCTGATATTTATGTCCTTAATCTTACTATAAGCATGGTAGAGGgcaaccccacccccttcctaaGAGAATTTCCTCCGTATGTTTTACAGGTACCCAGTTTTCAGCAAACTGGGagcaaaagctctctctctctctctctctctctctctctctctctctctctctctctctctctctctctctctctctctctctctctctctctccaagaagcAATCACTTCCACACGTTCAAGACTACACTACTGTGATGGGTTATATGAGTCGAACACGGCCTAGTCTATCGGAGGAGGGTGCCTTTCCCTCTCTAGCGATGACGGAAGGTGATTGGTATATTGTTAATGGATGTTCTGTACTCCCAAGAGCTGGGTCCTAGATTTAGGACGATTAGGACCAAATGATAGTACCAGCTGaagcaattatctttttttttaacgatttATACCTCGAGTTTCCGAGTAGCGCAGGAGACAAGATAAACCCTTAAGGAacactgctgttaatggactaaagtgtaaaggctgatccatcaacaaccacggagacagaccggccagagaggaagctagatatgagggagcaaagtgagggagggaagccaaaagaagggagcttaaagatgagaacccccaatgccacaccttgtcagtAGCTTAGGATATGTAAAATGCTACTAAATAGAATTCCTCAAAATCtcttagggatgatgaccagacagtaGTGAGACAGAAAGAATGTCACCGGTGGATCTTGCctaacggaagccatactggatGAGAGacaagactgtgagattcaatatGTCTGTGATtattggagttgaggagggattcaaagatctAGAAAATAGTTGATGTCAAGGCAACATGACGACAGTAAGAGGTTTTAGAACTGTTATCCTTCATCAATAAGTAAATAGACGCTTTGATTTATGCAAATTAATCtattgtgttgttgtttttcacACTTCTTGCTAAATCATTTTCAACTAACAGACTGGCGAGATTTTACTTTGTGTGTTAACGTAGAAATGTGAGCAGAAAAATGTTTTCATGATTACTTAAagcaaattaaagattttttgcAACAGAAACATTGAGATAAAATTCTGTTTAAAAGTATatgcctttacacacacacacacacacacacacacacatatatatatatatatatatatatatatatatatatatatatatatatatatatatatatatatatattcactttaatTCCAAAGACATCGTGCCGCTTGTCTTCCCCACAGGGTGGGCGTCTCTGTTGCTTTACCGTCGTCATGGGTCTGTCCTCTCAGAAAGTTGTAAGCAACTGGCCACATTCAATGTTCCCTTATAGGAGAATTTCATCACAGGGTGAACTGGATGACAAGCAGCATACAGCTTATACTTAAATTCCTGGGAAAACTGTGATTATATCAGCAGATAATTGTAATTATTCTCCAGGTTCACTGAAGACATCCCGGAATGGCTAACGTCAGATCATGAGCTTCATTTCTTTTATCCTGCATTGTCATTGGAAAGCCCTGACCACATCACATCCTGTGAAAGCACAGCACCCCAGCAGGGAAGTACAGACAGAGTATCCAACAGTAGCACTTTAATTACTAACATTGATGAGAGCGAGAGAAGTGTGTTTCTGTCTCTTCCTGTGTATTTTCAAACTTCTGCTTTCGTACTGTTTTCCGAAGTTATTAGGAGACAATTAGCAACACATGTCACAGagatgtatttcctttttttatgtttcctttatttttccacaaaggaatgaataagattttCCTTGCTGCCAGAGCACGAGAAAAGACGCCTTAAGTACTTCCGTTTATGTTGTGCGTTTCTTTTGGAGAACAAAATGCCACCACCTGTAAGCCCCCTCCTTAGCCTCTCTCCATATTTGATGTTTTGCACATCTAAAGAATTATAATTCTTTTATTTGTTGGTAAGGGTTGCAGTATAGTCCTAAACAAGTGATTTGATGGGAAAAGGTGTAGTTATCCTTCTAACGTTACTGTTCAAGAGACATACAAAAGAATTGATAGTAGTTGATGGTAAACAGAAGTTCTCCTGAGATGTCGTGCCAGAATTTCTTAATATGATTAATTTTTCCCATCACAACAGTTTACCAAGGACCTAGGCAGAGACGCTAGCAGATTAACTATAATACCAACAGCTATCACTGGCACATAACGGAATAAATTGTGGACTGCCTTGAGGAGTTTCCTTGTTTgaagactttttcttttcttttacctgTTTTTgctaattttttttcaatttcacctCTGGAAGTCGTTCATTGTATCAGATCCCATTCGCCAGTATTGTGTCTACAAATACTTGATACAATGCCTGTCCTTGACTTTTTGAGTTAGCGGGTCATCAGTGAGATGAAAAGGATATCAATACAGTAATTGTCGAGGTCTGGGACTGATTGGACATCTGCTTCACCCTTTTGAATACGAAAAGTTTCTAAATGAGAACACACACTGCCAAATTCTGCAGTTCCATTATACTTTGACACATCAGATAGATTCACGCCCAAGTCCTTGGTGTCTCCGGGTGTGAGTTTCTCTGTTAGACTTTCTGTAACAGTCTGGTCCACAGGCGTCTGATCACAGTTAAAATGTATACTGAAAGAAACCACCATTTTGTTTTTTTATGATTAAACAATGGTCCTCTGGTAATCTTGTCATTTAGGCATGTTACAAAGACGTACCGAGCTTAGTTTTGTTCATCATAGACGAAACAACATGGGATCACTTGCCGTCCAGATGCAAATACCCCTGATGGTACCCTCTTGAATCACTCCAGCCTTTAGTTTATCACGAAAATCTCCATCACTGAATCGTTTTTCAATAACTGAAAGAAAATTGCAAATggtgtggtgcacacacacacaacaataaatTGTTCCTGGTTCCTCCAAACAACCTCAGCTGCCTTGGCTTAGATGGCATAAAGATGTAAGCTATAACATTCAGTATCTTCCTTGAACACTCCACTTGTGTTAGTGACACAAAGATTGAAGGCAACGAACCAACTGTGTCCTCGTTGACTGACTTTCATTCACATATTAGAACGTTTAAGCCAGTCCATGAATTCAGTTGATATTGAGCTGCATCACCATGGCGTAATATATTGAGCCCATGTAGTGTTTTCGTGTCTTGCTTCTGTAGTCCCTGCATCAGCGGCAGGAAGAGGGCTACTACTGTCATTACACATGTAACAGGGAAATACCGAAGGGCATACATACATTTTCAGCGTTAGCAAAGTTTCAATAAGGAATCACCAGTCACTGGAATAAAGATACTTTCGTTCCAAACACCATGTATGGCTCATGAACAAATGAATTCATGGTTCTAtctaaatgaattttttttaattatttctatTTGTTGGGAAAGCATCTGAACAGGCGTTAAACTTAATGCTGGCTTGCCAAGGCTAACGATAACCTCTTCGGTTTTATATAAGCTGCGGATATCTTCTACCGAGGTTCCCAGACTGGGGTCTGTGGATCCCCAGGTTACGTGAGTTACATTTCCAGAAGCAAAAGGTATATTGCCAATGGGATGTTTTGATCAGGCAAAATTACCTTAGGATATAAGGTGTGCCTAAAGCTGCATCATTTTGATAAGATTGAACAATACAGATATGAACAATTGAATTCATTCTAATATAAAAATCACCTTTGAGAGAGTTCGTGATGTACTGAGGTCAAGGTTTACACCAATGGTGACCAACTGATAGACAATGTTCATTGACAATCCACTTCAGAAGTGTTGTACTTCCTAACTACAGAACACTTCACACATCATAGTACACAGAAATTGATAATATTAGATGTGATACACCTattggataattttatcatgtatACTTGCATTTACATAGTAGACAAGGACATCAGAAAAGAAATCGGATTCATAGGAGGTTTAACTGAGGTAAAAAAGAACTAGACAGTTTCTTTGCGAAAGTAATGAGGGAGACTGAGTTCTGTAGCCATATAAATTGTTGGTATGGGAGGTCTTGTGAAATTATCTGAAAGAACAGGAATGTGAGTACCTTTAGCTGCAATGAAAGAGCGAGATATACtcataaaagatgtcaaaatgcAATACTGGTAAGAGATGTACCGTGAAGATATATGTCCAaatacagccagccagcatttgaaaggttcggaagaaaaagaaggaactgaATAACTAAAAAGAAGAATGTTATGGACAAGGTAGAAGATAAACCAAAACTCTTCTTAAAACAATAAAATTGCAAATATTTACATTCGTACAAATCTCATTTGTTATAATGATCAACATATTTGTTTTACAGAGAACGTGGAGAGCCATCACGGTCCTGAGCCTATCTATCGCCCACCACCCGATTCACGCCAATTGAAAGAGGACCATTTCTCACTAATTACCTTTTTATGAACGTAATTAAAATACTATTTAGGGCAGGAGTGTGCTTAgtaataaagaaaacaaaaggcaTATGATGTATAATGTAACCATAATGAATACAAAGTGTGGACAATGGTTTTCGCTTTACATTTGGCATGATTTATGAAGATATAAAGTAAAGAGGTCAGATCCGGGAGTCTCTACAGTTCCAAGTAGAAGCCACACCTACCCATTTTATCGTGCACATCCCCTGAGACCACCGGGGTTGAAGGAGAGATTCAAGACACGTATTACAACATTGATCGAGTAGCCAAACGCCAAATATGGCTGTCATTAAAGCATTACTCTTTGCTCTATACTCTTCGGAGAGATTCTGCCCTTTCCTACCCAGAACTGATCAAACTCACCTTTAAACTCTATCCCAGGTCTTAAGGCAACTGGCTAACTTAATGTAGTCTTTAGGCTAACTCAAGTAAAGCACATGGGGCTTCAAGGGTGAATGATGCATTGACGAACGAACGGGTCTCAGGTACCGACTTGTCGGTAGAATAACGCCAGACAAGGTGTTGAGTAGTCGGCAAAATAACGGTAATGAAGAATGTGCCAAGACTATGAGGTTTACATTCGATTCCAAAAGCCCTTATCTTAACGTTTTAATGGACTAAAATAATGAAATAGAATTGAAAATCGTCACAAAACCAATGTTACTCCTGGTTAATCAGTAAATAAAGCCACACAAGGTTAATATTTCTGCTCGTCCAGAATCTGGGTCAAGGGGGCAGGTTAATCTCCAGACGCTGTGGGTCATCTCTTGCCAGAACTAATTCATATAACGAAGGTCTTGCTGCTTGAGATACCAGAGATCTCTGGTCGGTTTAATAAGTTAACTGTTAAGAAATGGCGGCCTCAAACGGGGCGAAAAAGTTTCTACAACAAGTTATAGCCATACTAGCTGAAGAAGGTGGTTTTGATAGAAATTTGGCAAGAGTGAGTTTGATTATTAGTAAAAATAAACATATTGTATGGAACGTATTGTGCACTAATGCTGTTCGTTCGACTCATAGGCCAAATGACTTTTGTGTTGTTTCAGGACAATTATATGAAAAGATATgggttttcatatgtatatatttgtatacgctATGGATATGATAAGTgaatgattatataatgatacATGCCACAAGTTGAATTCGTAGTCTGAAGGTAGTATAAAAAGtggtggttattttgccgatatATTGATTAGGTCAGAGTTCTACGGTCTAATTTCTTATGATGTACCAATACAGTCTCGGCTTTCCGAATAGAAGTAAAGTTTTTGGAGGAATTGACATTGCTATGATAATGAATTCTAATGATTGAATATGTTAATTTGAGTTTAGGTTCGGTTGGAGAGCTCTTACCTCATGCCACGACGAAGTTCAGGAAAGTGTTAGCTTGAAATAGGGAGATCCGTCACTGGTGATATTCCAATTTAGTCCTGACACATAATTGAAAGTGGAATCTTAGAAATCCTCTAGATGACATGAAGATTTCCACCAACCTCCTCATTACATTCTAGGTCAGGTTTGTACCTTAAGCTAAACTAAGTATACATAATAGAGCCGTGAAGAACGTTGGGTACCTTCAAGTGATTCTGTTTTCTGACGAAATAGGTATATTCTGATGTTGAAGAGAATGGACTTCGTGGGCAATATATTAAGAACAGGGGAGTTTAACCGTGATGAATGTGGTAAAAGCAATATATTAAGTCCAGGGGAGCAGCATAACTAATGAATTTGGTAAAAAAGCTAAGTGTAGACTAGCATTGTAGTTAGGGTTGGTTACAAAGTGTTTTTGTTCTGCTGTGCTAATATAATGTTTTGAGAATACAGTAGTAATTGTAGATAATGATTGTAGCTTTAAATTTTATTGAATGATTCCTAataacacacataaaaaaaaaaatgtgggtatAGTTAATATATAAGTAGCATTCTTATATAAAGTAAAATTTGTAAGAAACAACCAAACCTCTTAATAGTTGAGATATATATTAGTTTGTTATTGTAATTGAAATAGATCAGTCTCACCCATGATTGAGCATCATGCAAATACTGCCAAATGTTACTAAACAGATGACAGACCAATTGGCCATTGAATCCCAAGCAGAAGACCAGTATAATATTGGTGTATTTCCATTGAACATTTTACTTAGTAAGTGAGGGTTTATAGTTTCTTTCGACTTCATATATTTTCTGTCAACTGTTACAGTAATTAATCCATTTTCCTTGATATTGATATTCCTtagttttttctgtatttttccaTATAGTGTAATACTTCAAATCATgctatgttctgtaactgtatacaGTGGTCCATTGCCTACCATGGTTTTGAGTATGTACACTTGGCTAATAATACGTAAATCATTTTACCAACCGTGGCAAGGTTTAGGCATCCACAGTTTTCCGTGGTGCCACCAAAATCTTAATTTTGTATTGGGCGAGTGTCATATGGCAATGGAACTGCTTGTGGCCCAGGCTGATGGACCACCCTTTCTAGGTTGAGGCAGACGTGTAATGATCTGGCAGTGTTGCTAGGATGAGCATCATGGTAGCCTTTTGTGTAATATAGCAGCAGGCTGGCTGCTTTGTGGTTGCATGGAGGTGTGGCATCAGTGATGACATTCTGCCAATATTTTATTGCTTCTTGGTAAACTTTGATGCTGAAATACAGCTTATATACAGGAATAGCAGAGGACTGCACTAAGGTCCCTAAAATACAGATGCCGCAATGCAGGAGACCTAGATGACTAATGAAATTCATGTTTGTGATATTGGTTGCAGTTTATTGCTTTTCTGTTTGTGAttttatgattttgatttttaATGTCCAGACATATGATGCCTTTTGTTTTGAATTTCTTCCTTCTCTATCCTCAGGAAAAAGGAAGAACTTTCCAGTCTGTGGGTGTCAGACCAtagaaacattttcatttctttagtCAAGTACTGTATAGATGTTTCCATATTTCAGAATAGCATTTCTGTACACATAATACACAATTATTTTTTTGTATAATGTATGCTTCTTACAGTTATGTTTAGTGTCTGCTGGAAATGGGAAATGCACTGCAGAAATGAAAGTTGAGAAGGAACATACAAACCGAGGTGGATTTTTACATGGAGGTCTGACAGCAACACTAGTTGATGCTGTTTCCACTATGGCCTTAATGACTACAGAGAAGAGTGTTCCAGGACTTTCAGTAGATTTGAATGTTTCGTAAGTATATTTTTATAATTCATGACCAGTTTTGAAATAATTTCTTTCAACTTTTTATGCTCAGTACAAGGATGTGGCAAAGTGAAGATGGATAGCAGTACAGCAGAATCTGTTAACCagaataatttgtgttcagataTTTTAGTAAAGCAGGGCTCTTAGGTTAGAGCTGTTTCCATACTTGGCTGAActctgaatttttctttttctcccaggtattttttcttttttatgaaagtGAGATGTACTTTACAACAAATTACTTATTTTCACGTAAATGGACAATTTTTGTATCAGTTTTTCATAGTTTTCCTTCCAAACCCTTTCACTGTAGCTGGGGCATAGTATCCCCCAAGAAGTATTACTATTCATTGCAGCTGGAGCATGTGTTAGTTGTTGAATTGGCTGCCTCTGCTCCAGAGTGAGATAATAGTCATTAAGCTTATGCCCAAGCATTGTTACTGGACTAAACAGCCTCAATTTTTTCCATTTACTAGTTACTGTACGTAGAGATGCAATAGAAGCCTGTACAAGAtatgtcttcatttttttttttttttttttttttttttttttttttttttatactttgtcgctgtctcccgcgtttgcgaggtagcgcaaggaaacagacgaaagaaatggcccaacccccccccccatacacatgtacatacacacgtccacacacgcaaatatacatacctacacagctttccatggtttaccccagacgcttcacatgccttgcttcaatccactgacagcacgtcaacccctgtataccacatgactccaattcactctatttcttgccctcctttcaccctcctgcatgttcaggccccgatcacacaaaatctttttcactccatctttccacctccaatttggtctccctcttctcctcgttccctccacctccgacacatatatcctcttggtcaatctctcctcactcattctctccatgtgcccaaaccat is from Panulirus ornatus isolate Po-2019 chromosome 57, ASM3632096v1, whole genome shotgun sequence and encodes:
- the LOC139766263 gene encoding acyl-coenzyme A thioesterase 13-like → MAASNGAKKFLQQVIAILAEEGGFDRNLARLCLVSAGNGKCTAEMKVEKEHTNRGGFLHGGLTATLVDAVSTMALMTTEKSVPGLSVDLNVSYLKAAKTGEEIIINAETLKAGKNLAFLSVHITNKESGDLIAKGSHTKYFGS